From a region of the Cataglyphis hispanica isolate Lineage 1 chromosome 24, ULB_Chis1_1.0, whole genome shotgun sequence genome:
- the LOC126858239 gene encoding protein PRRC2C isoform X4 — protein sequence MSTLSGIVSKGEKGKSKFQSLDINSLYRVSRGESLEPHQQKNTLPRKHGMQSLGKVPSARRPPANLPSLKSETSSSDPAVSLVPSGGSGWATTKDSTSSTTTTTTVATSPDNTVTVSSTAQCAAGNTVSTSLHSLLPGQQNVSQSPFLDQTNNKSSWSAIMSRSGDAMVGYAGLVGGAKGTRGALGLSFLAHQSPQFQHEFPSLSGQPSASVSTQSQTQQSSTSNAISVAVHHSLLQQQPYSHNHSGGTPGNQQQSNRELNAQYGPGPSLRPQTEGSWIQGGSRTASGAAPATSAGPGNGNTPGGQGLPLNIPVSGGHTQEGPGGGRPNLGQSPNMGAAPAGQHNSVNNQGSAPSSGTHQIGPNLHHFRGLIPPFMYRSNFPGGFPPQFSSNSGSNNPRPRFNHPLDRFPPPQRERVVEEEILTRPIIKEEDLTRMDDISRDAGWAAHDDIDYNQKLAFSDDEPESEPSKNDEKKEIKEKKGDNNAAEEKEKSRDNPRDSKELRDPSHRPWTQPSMNRDYRGSNGANGNGGYNNQSQLHSVHSLRGVEDDETWNERRRIKVEVASVVERARLRKEEEEKRFQESTKQAAAKKLQDLEQKMKEKQAKHKDEERTQSGESKSLISIPPVPLPIPEWEREKENRERERERSRTSSEGKDEKIIASGRDNLARESRDQGLADFRQNDRQSFLRQQDTVRSERERERERDRDQRDSRDREQPAFSRHFQNNLPPRFQKQQAERSSANFNRISPNAERPASQSVPFSQQYDPSRWLHNYNSLIDSNMKQSMPPQRRNRTDSDASAPLDDERPPSRDHRSGGAPPPSREDRYRHSSHRSYDSRKPGGYYDEYNRNFRDYEYDERHPRDSWERERHFDDKERDPKENLDSRDNRDNRDGKDSRPTSRDARDIRDIRDRDKEKKDYDSYSKDSFDEREQRERSESSEWREERNAGQDRQLESRRDAPKEERSERPQRPDSRDSRASRESKTSLRDDELHKLRDCNSWVNEVSDYEEKKRDLLYHEEVRERERDRERRQPPGPVTKEKIEADELKNEKRSLTQLKRGSSDLQEKKDQPKENSTEIKKDTDVWNRKTERASESRQIERGDNSPKAWVDAISPTFEKEEEKIAETAKEGKENDEIKQSLLDKPTLEKREEAIIEDVKEQVKDEKREKNTRNRTSSGSSSSRVRESRGGRQWGGTFSVFTRWRGPESRGRRGGPRPAAGKSGMSAKSGSYGHTDSENSADEVSGSTESGKEDKRSARSPKPSQKVEKEERNREVSRRDDKRGTETYSQARNEKRGYDGKPSHEAFAPSGEPSRRGRGGGFRIRNTATGNRMEGYGPPSSKSPFSERNADEKHQQQNAGRQNPSTPTSEKEANLLQSTPVESTDDKIIAKQQALTAGITGRRNKSPSQQTQQSANKQETNQITNVLSQKAQIRKEDSRSKRTRSGSRRGRDNREARSRGSSSNVSKQPQSDVGNEDWETTSENSEEHIEDHKESRNSRNKHFGGRAIQATSQNAIGANPHSRRNEQSATNAREQREKNPKSSNPASRAPGAEKRNLQNAGFGVQKNHNTDGIPPLMQNTQIQNGGRSRSQSSTNSGAISNKSNNKDSMVNRIDEIKLADPNLVNQALNDLNKKSQTKDKKLMDSEMETNSTEDTANAAAEDKVDADGFQEVRSKKNVKESRHNQKEEAKPVKREKEKDRDRERDRSKSKSNGSQQVLQQQVQNIPPLLGQNIPQPANIPQKREYDNRNSRNPRLAPRFQRLVKQHQQQQMCATDASDMNKLNSSGNNYAKDSSNNPAPPPAVNAWDKPFTSQLRSNSPSAVPTDIQLMSSLTTQNDHSHEGNEANSGHSSQRNSPSGEKAVKNLKETLTEKNVVSDVSSPPVQTLIFENTNYSKTTKTTGPTDLAVKSKFSNHIKTQQQRADKRAEMEEEGNSQVQQHSQQSTLSVAFPNKPNDLIKDKNQEPIQMPLSFNKNEDNADMKLDFTFDSDLSQLTEDKSKSLGMPRSMHMTGGQSTISPSTAELNLKIASVKKVWENAPPMPTVVEHEDGSGVVGSATSFPQAFESGDVDDSYSPHQQYNQNNMKSEITTSTNVCKLVPPQVKPQQQSSGSGTQPGSTVPGPSPIGAGQSPIGHPPVSLQGPLSPPPFNSTGQPSHINYQEFPQYPGSQAAQYGGMSAIPSPPAVLFNTSSGQLPAQAGGLYGAFQLDQSRSPFTQYTPYAPSLQNSYSQQNVYLQQPPPPPPHAPNAPTPEMYQNNLSQYRITAAAAPPFGQNQQLSNNPNTVLISSSSNSLMSASVKPSSQPIGAIGTKAPHFQTPSAPQPNQLTYIPYDPNQVLGVSGSYLNNSQLVQRPGPNVQASANSYYSATSADVFPGSQTGFYQSGGATQQTGTHYGLQGFGQHNQSLATGNATPVGLQNYGPSFLSSSGLQIAAAAQQFRNPTGGLPGPGNAAPTFLSKHQPQEQPRQLKSPSGNQQDVLASVFGSTSQIPSPKSRNCKQQSSSQQPQPSPTQHHKYQQYQGVSQSALVLQQNVRGMGMPPRAGIQPSQQRYPPPIQRPVVPFAPGPNPNNPTQQQPACMPTQQQQQTQINRHRPNLHQQQQQRNMKMQQQYYSSQGNVKMDSNDKADNHNDKMNDGPSGTQPVGNKSNVNQQDSDNNKEEVNQQNE from the exons ATGTCTACTCTGTCAGGGATTGTGTCGAAGGGGGAGAAAGGAAAATCCAAGTTTCAATCACTAGATATCAATAGTTTGTATCGGGTGAGTAGG ggcGAATCTTTGGAACCGcatcaacaaaaaaatacattaccGCGCAAACATGGAATGCAAAGTCTTGGAAAGGTGCCTTCGGCACGGCGTCCTCCTGCTAATCTGCCCAGTTTAAAAAGCGAAACTAGTAGCAGTGATCCAGCTGTCAGTCTTGTGCCAAGTGGAGGAAGTGGTTGGGCTACTACTAAGGATTCGACGTCGTCGaccactactactactacAGTAGCAACTTCACCTGATAATACTGTT ACTGTCTCTTCAACAGCACAATGCGCAGCAGGAAACACTGTTTCAACATCTCTCCACTCGCTACTACCGGGACAACAAAATGTATCACAATCTCCTTTTTTGGATCAAACAAACAACAAATCATCATGGAGCGCAATTATGAGCAGATCAGGAGATg CAATGGTTGGTTACGCGGGGCTCGTGGGGGGCGCGAAGGGGACAAGAGGTGCCCTTGGACTGAGTTTCCTCGCCCACCAGTCCCCGCAGTTCCAACACGAGTTTCCCAGTCTCAGCGGACAGCCTTCCGCCTCCGTCTCCACTCAGAGCCAGACTCAACAGTCCTCAACATCCAATGCGATCTCAGTCGCAGTCCATCACTCATTACTGCAGCAACAGCCATACTCCCACAACCACTCAG GTGGCACGCCGGGAAATCAACAGCAATCGAATCGAGAGTTAAATGCGCAATATGGTCCAGGGCCGAGTCTGCGTCCACAGA CCGAAGGAAGTTGGATTCAAGGCGGGAGTCGTACGGCAAGTGGCGCAGCGCCAGCAACATCAGCTGGTCCCGGAAATGGGAATACTCCGGGGGGCCAGGGCCTCCCTTTAAATATACCTGTTTCAGGAGGACATACCCAAGAGGGACCCGGTGGAGGGCGGCCGAACTTGGGCCAATCGCCCAACATGGGCGCGGCCCCGGCAGGCCAGCATAATTCCGTAAATAACCAAGGTTCTGCGCCTTCTTCTGGTACCCATCAAATTGGGCCGAATCTTCATCATTTTCGGGGTCTTATTCCGCCATTt ATGTATAGATCAAATTTTCCTGGTGGATTTCCTCCgcaattttcatcaaattctgGATCCAACAACCCCCGACCCAGATTTAATCATCCCCTGGATCGATTTCCACCTCCTCAACGTGAGCGCGTAGTCGAGGAAGAGATTCTGACTAGACCTATTATCAAGGAAGAAGATCTTACTCGTATGGATGATATTTCACGTGATGCAGGATGGGCTGCGCACGATGATATTGATTATAACCAAAAATTGGCCTTTAGCGATGATGAACCTGAATCAGAACCATCGAAAAAtgacgaaaaaaaagagatcaaGGAGAAAAAAGGCGATAATAATGCCGCggaggagaaggagaaatCTCGAGACAATCCTCGAGATTCGAAGGAGCTTCGAGATCCGTCACATCGTCCTTGGACTCAACCTTCTATGAATCGCGATTATCGTGGATCAAATGGCGCGAATGGTAATGGTGGCTACAACAATCAATCGCAATTGCACTCTGTACATTCTTTAAGAg GTGTCGAAGACGACGAGACGTGGAACGAAAGACGTAGAATCAAGGTTGAAGTTGCGTCCGTTGTCGAACGTGCACGATTGCGcaaggaagaagaagagaaacgtTTCCAAGAATCGACAAAACAAGCGGCAGCTAAGAAATTACAGGATTTAGAGcaaaagatgaaagaaaaacagGCGAAGCACAAAGACGAGGAACGCACACAGTCGGGCGAGTCTAAAAGCTTGATCAGCATCCCACCTGTACCACTTCCTATACCCGAAtgggaaagggagaaagagaatagaGAACGAGAGCGTGAAAGATCTCGTACTTCGTCCGAAGGAAAggatgagaaaattattgcttCTGGACGCGATAATCTTGCAAGAGAAAGCCGAGATCAAGGACTGGCGGACTTTCGTCAAAATGATCGACAGTCTTTCTTACGGCAACAGGATACAGTGCGCAGCGAGCGCGAAAGGGAACGCGAGCGTGATCGTGATCAAAGAGACTCGCGAGATCGCGAGCAACCAGCATTTTCTcgacattttcaaaataatttaccgCCCAGATTTCAAAAGCAGCAGGCAGAGAGAAGCAGTGCGAATTTCAATCGAATTTCACCCAATGCAGAAAGACCTGCTTCACAATCTGTTCCATTCTCCCAACAATATGATCCTAGCAGATGGCTTCACAATTACAACTCATTGA TAGATAGCAACATGAAGCAGTCCATGCCACCACAACGTCGGAACAGAACTGATTCTGACGCATCGGCACCATTGGATGATGAACGACCCCCGTCTCGAGATCATCGCAGTGGTGGTGCGCCGCCGCCATCCAGAGAGGATCGTTATCGACATTCTTCGCATCGGTCCTACGACAGTCGCAAACCGGGCGGTTATTATGATGAATATAACCGTAATTTCAGAGATTATGAGTATGATGAGAGACATCCACGTGATTCTTGGGAACGTGAAAGACATTTTGATGATAAGGAACGAGATCCAAAGGAAAATTTGGACTCGAGAGATAATCGAGACAATCGTGACGGTAAAGATTCTCGTCCTACCAGCCGTGACGCTCGAGACATCAGAGATATACGCGATCGAGATAAAGAGAAGAAGGATTACGATAGTTATTCCAAg GATTCTTTTGATGAGCGAGAACAAAGGGAGCGTTCCGAAAGTTCGGAGTGGCGTGAAGAACGTAACGCGGGACAAGACAGACAACTCGAAAGTCGCCGCGACGCACCAAAGGAAGAGCGCAGCGAACGCCCGCAGAGACCGGATTCACGCGATAGTCGCGCTTCCAGAGAATCGAAAACATCTTTACGCGATGACGAACTGCATAAATTACGCGATTGTAATTCCTGGGTGAACGAAGTATCAGATTATGAGGAAAAGAAACGAGACTTGTTATATCACGAAGAAGttagggaaagagaaagagatagagagagaaggcaACCGCCTGGTCCAGTTACGAAAGAAAAGATTGAAGCGGACGAATTGAAGAATGAAAAGCGCAGTTTGACTCAATTGAAGAGAGGCAGTTCTGatcttcaagaaaaaaaagatcaaccGAAGGAAAATTCtaccgaaataaaaaaagatacggaTGTGTGGAATAGAAAAACAGAGCGCGCTTCGGAAAGCAGACAAATTGAGCGAGGTGATAATTCACCAAAGGCGTGGGTCGACGCGATATCGCCAACTTttgagaaggaggaggaaaaaATAGCAGAGACTGCTAAAGAAGGCaaagaaaatgatgaaattaagCAAAGTTTATTGGATAAACCAACTttggaaaagagagaggaggctATTATTGAAGATGTTAAAGAACAAGTAAAAGATGAGAAGCGAGAGAAGAATACACGTAATAGAACAAGCAGCGGTAGCTCTAGTTCCAGAGTTCGTGAATCTCGCGGTGGACGTCAGTGGGGCGGAACTTTCAGTGTTTTTACTCGTTGGCGTGGTCCGGAATCTAGAGGACGAAGAGGCGGGCCACGACCTGCTGCTGGAAAGTCTGGTATGTCTGCCAAGAGCGGTTCCTATGGGCATACCGATTCCGAAAATAGTGCTGATGAAGTATCCGGCTCCACTGAGTCTGGAAAGGAGGATAAGCGATCCGCTCGTTCTCCGAAGCCGTCCCAGAAAGTCGAGAAAGAGGAACGCAATCGCGAAGTGTCAAGACGAGACGATAAGCGAGGCACTGAGACATATTCTCAAGCACGCAATGAGAAGAGAGGGTACGACGGAAAACCTAGCCATGAGGCTTTTGCACCATCAGGCGAACCGTCCCGTCGGGGTAGAGGTGGTGGTTTTCGCATTCGGAATACAGCAACAGGCAACCGCATGGAAGGTTATGGACCGCCGTCCAGCAAGAGTCCGTTTTCAGAACGTAATGCGGACGAAAAACATCAACAACAGAATGCCGGGCGGCAAAATCCATCGACACCAACCTCAGAGAAAGAAGCAAACCTGTTGCAATCCACGCCAGTCGAGTCCACCGATGACAAGATAATAGCGAAGCAACAAGCGCTTACGGCGGGTATTACAGGCAGACGTAATAAATCCCCGAGTCAACAAACTCAACAGTCCGCCAATAAGCAAGAAACAAATCAAATCACTAACGTTTTGTCTCAAAAGGCGCAAATACGAAAGGAAGACTCGCGTTCTAAGAGAACTCGCAGTGGAAGCAGAAgg gggAGAGATAACCGTGAAGCTCGTTCGCGTGGTAGTAGCAGCAATGTGTCGAAGCAGCCCCAGTCGGATGTAGGTAATGAGGATTGGGAAACTACGTCGGAAAATAGTGAAGAGCATATAGAGGATCATAAGGAGTCTCGTAACAGTCGCAACAAGCATTTTGGTGGACGAGCCATTCAAGCTACAAGTCAGAATGCTATCGGCGCAAATCCGCATTCGCGTAGGAACGAACAATCTGCGACGAATGCCAGAGAGCAACGTGAGAAAAATCCCAAGTCTTCCAATCCAGCGTCGCGAGCCCCAGGAGCGGAGAAACGGAACCTGCAAAACGCCGGATTCGGCGTTCAAAAAAATCATAACACCGATGGCATACCGCCCTTGATGCAAAATACGCAGATACAAAATGGCGGAAGATCTAGAAGTCAGAGTTCGACTAACAGCGGCGCAATCTCaaataaatcgaataataaagataGTATGGTTAATCGTATCGATGAAATCAAATTGGCCGATCCGAACCTCGTGAATCAAGCGCTGAATGAtctcaataaaaaatctcaaacGAAAGATAAGAAGCTAATGGATTCAGAAATGGAAACCAACAGTACCGAAGACACTGCGAATGCGGCGGCGGAGGATAAAGTAGACGCCGACGGTTTCCAGGAAGTACGTTCCAAGAAAAACGTGAAAGAATCGAGACATAATCAGAAGGAGGAAGCAAAGCCGgttaagagagaaaaggagaaggaTCGCGATCGTGAACGCGATCGCTCAAAGTCAAAATCAAATGGATCGCAGCAAGTTTTGCAGCAACAAGTACAAAATATTCCGCCCTTACTCGGACAGAATATCCCTCAACCGGCGAACATACCGCAGAAGCGGGAATACGACAACAGAAATTCCAGAAATCCAAGATTAGCTCCGCGTTTCCAACGTCTGGTGAAACAACACCAGCAACAGCAAATGTGCGCAACCGATGCGAGCGACATGAATAAGCTGAATAGTTCTGGAAATAATTATGCCAAAGACTCGTCTAACAATCCTGCGCCACCACCGGCGGTCAATGCTTGGGATAAACCTTTCACTAGCCAATTGCGTTCGAATTCTCCATCCGCGGTTCCTACGGATATTCAGCTAATGTCGAGTTTAACAACTCAAAATGATCACAGTCATGAAGGTAATGAGGCTAATTCCGGACATAGTAGTCAACGAAATTCCCCGAGTGGCGAGAAAGCAGTGAAAAATTTGAAGGAGACTTTGACGGAGAAGAACGTTGTGTCTGATGTGTCTTCGCCTCCCGTACAGACCTTGATCTTTGAAAACACGAATTATTCAAAGACTACGAAGACGACCGGTCCGACGGATCTGGCGGTGAAATCAAAGTTCTCGAATCACATTAAAACGCAACAGCAGCGAGCTGACAAGCGTGCGGAAATGGAAGAAGAGGGCAACAGTCAGGTGCAGCAACATTCGCAGCAATCAACACTTTCCGTCGCTTTCCCCAATAAACCGAATGATTTGATAAAGGATAAGAATCAGGAACCTATCCAAATGCCGTTGTCGTTCAACAAGAACGAGGACAATGCCGACATGAAGTTGGACTTCACGTTTGACTCAGATCTTTCACAGCTGACGGAGGACAAGAGTAAAAGTTTAGGCATGCCGCGTTCTATGCATATGACCGGCGGCCAGAGCACGATATCGCCGTCGACCGCAGAGCTCAACTTGAAAATCGCATCCGTGAAGAAGGTTTGGGAAAACGCGCCACCAATGCCGACTGTAGTCGAACACGAAGACGGTAGTGGTGTAGTCGGAAGCGCGACTAGCTTCCCGCAGGCATTCGAAAGCGGCGATGTTGATGATAGTTACAGCCCGCATCAGCAATACAATCAAAACAATATGAAAAGCGAAATCACGACATCCACAAATGTGTGCAAG CTGGTTCCCCCGCAGGTGAAGCCGCAGCAGCAATCTTCGGGTAGCGGTACGCAACCAGGATCCACTGTGCCTGGGCCGAGTCCCATTGGAGCTGGTCAGAGTCCTATCGGCCATCCTCCCGTTAGTCTTCAAGGTCCTCTAAGCCCACCCCCATTCAATTCTACAGGCCAGCCCTCACACATCAACTATCAG gaGTTTCCGCAATATCCTGGTTCGCAAGCGGCGCAATACGGCGGCATGTCGGCCATACCATCGCCACCGGCGGTATTATTCAATACAAGCTCGGGGCAATTGCCGGCTCAAGCGGGCGGTTTATACGGAGCATTTCAATTGGATCAAAGCCGATCGCCATTTACGCAGTACACGCCGTACGCTCCGTCACTCCAAAACTCGTACAGCCAGCAAAACGTATACCTGCAGcaaccgccaccgccgccgcctcACGCACCGAATGCCCCTACACCGGAAATGTATCAAAACAATTTATCCCAATACCGCATC ACTGCAGCAGCTGCTCCTCCGTTTGGACAGAATCAACAACTTAGCAACAATCCTAATACGGTACTTATCAGCTCATCGTCAAATTCTTTGATGTCGGCAAGTGTCAAACCATCGTCTCAACCAATCGGAGCTATCGGAACTAAAGCTCCGCATTTCCAGACTCCATCCGCTCCTCAACCTAATCag ttgACTTATATACCATATGATCCAAATCAAGTGCTTGGTGTAAGTGGCAGTTACTTGAATAATTCGCAATTAGTACAGAGACCTGGCCCAAATGTTCAAGCATCTGCTAATAGTTACTATAGTGCCACATCTGCCG atGTATTCCCTGGATCACAAACGGGCTTTTATCAATCTGGCGGTGCTACTCAACAAACTGGAACTCATTACGGTTTGCAAGGATTTGGCCAGCATAACCAAAGTCTGGCAACGGGTAATGCAACTCCTGTCGGTCTACAAAATTATGGTCCCAGTTTTTTGTCTAGTTCAGGATTGCAAATAGCAGCGGCGGCTCAACAATTTCGCAATCCTACTGGTGGTTTACCAGGACCAGGAAATGCGGCGCCTACATTTCTTAGTAAACACCAACCACAGGAACAACCTAGACAATTAAAGAGCCCGTCGGGAAATCAACAAGATGTACTTGCATCAGTTTTTGGCTCGA CTTCTCAAATACCGTCACCTAAATCGAGAAATTGCAAACAACAATCTTCATCACAACAGCCACAACCAAGTCCTACACAGCATCATAAATATCAACAATATCAGGGCGTTAGCCAGTCTGCTCTG GTTTTGCAACAGAATGTACGTGGAATGGGTATGCCGCCTCGTGCTGGTATCCAACCATCGCAACAACGTTATCCGCCTCCAATACAGCGACCTGTAGTACCATTTGCACCAGGTCCAAATCCGAATAATCCCACGCAGCAGCAGCCTGCTTGTATGCCAAcgcaacagcagcaacaaaC